GATACTCCGAGAGCGCCTCCGTTCGCCAACCCAGAAGCTCGAGCTCCAGCGCCCGGGTATATTGGATGTCGCTGCGGCGCGATGGCCTCGCGCCCGGCGCGGGCTCGTCTGCCAGCAAGCCCAGGTAGTGCACCAGGCAGTGTCCGGTGTCGCTCGGGTCGGTGCTCTCGACCCGCCGCAGCCGGTCGAGGGCAATGGACAGCCACTCCAGGATCGTGCGCCGCGCTCGCGTGCGCGGTCGCGATCGCACCAGGCCATCTTCGAGCTTGCGCACGGTGCTTCGGTAGTAGTCGGCGCTTCCGAGATCTCCGAAGCTGCGCTCCCGCCGCGCGTCCCGGAGCAGCGGATCCGCGAGCCAGTGTTCCGGAGGCGCCGAGCACTGGCTCGCGGCGGCGCTCGCTGCTCGGTACCCGCGCCCGCTCGGCGCGCACAGGGCTTCTGGGGCAATCGCTCGATCGGAGAGGGAGAGCTTGGCCAGGGCTCGCGTCACCGCGTCGCGGCCCTCGTCCCCAGGAAACTCCGCGGGCGCCCTGGGGCGCATGCAGGCCGTCGCGAGCAGCAAGCTCGCGCAAATGACATGGCCGCCGCGCATCGAGTCCCTTGGACCAAACAGGCGGCGTGGAGCTTGGGTTCCGCGGCGGCGTGTTTGGACGCGGCGGGCAATCCCTGACGCTCCTCTCTTGCATCCTCGCTCGGCATTGGGTTTTGTCGAACCTGGAGGTGCGGGGATGAACAAGCCTTTGAGAGTGGCCGTCGCGTCCATCGCCGCCTATGTGGTGGTGCTGACCTGGGCGGTGCTGTATCTCGCCGACTACGCCATCTGGCTCCACTTCGCCGGACCCGGTGAACGAGTGGGGCTGATGTCAACCAGCCCCGGGCAGACGGTCGTGTACGTGCTGGCGGCGGTGGGCGCGGCCCTCGTGGTGATCAACGGGATCAGCGTGGCTACCCGGGTCAAGCCCGTGGAAGATGCCGCGTGGTCCCGACCGCGGGACGAAGACTGAGTATCCGCCGGCCCGGACCACGAGTATCGTCGAGGCGATGCGCGTCACGTTCTGCGATCGCTGCGGCGCGCCGCTGGACGCGGCCTGGACCGAGATCGTCGTGGTGTGTCAGCACTGCGGCGCGCACAACGCTCCGGGGAAGGTCGGCGAGCCGGTCCCCGCGACGATGCCGGACGACGGCCGCCCGCGGCTGAACGTGGGCGGCAGAACCTACGTGCTCGAAGGGCGCATCGGGGCGGGGGACGCCTGCGACGTGTACCGCGGTCGTTGGGTCAAGCGGCTCGGGGAGCTGTGCGTGATCAAGGTGCAGCGCGCGCTGTCGGACTCCGACCTGCTGCGCCGCGAGTGGGCGATGCTCGAGCGCCTGCACGCGAGCTCCACACCGGGCGCCGAGCACTTCACGCAGCGGCTGCCGCGCATGATCGCGATGGGCCAACTGCACCTGGAAGGGCACGATCGTCTGATCCTGGTCTACGGCTGGCGCAGCGGTTTCGTCCACACGCTGGAGGACGTGGACCGAGTGCATCCCGACGGCGTGGACGCGCGCATCGCTACCTGGATCTTCAAGCGTCAGCTCGAGCTCTTGGGCTGGGTGCACACGACGGACGTGATGCACGGCGCCATCGTCCCGCCGCACGTGCTGATTCATCCGCGGGACCATGGCGCTACCCTGGTGGGCTGGAGCGCCGCCACCACGCGCCCGGAACGGCTGCCCGCCATCAGCCGCAAATGGAAAGCGTTCTATCCGGAGCCGGTGCTCAAGCATCACCAGGTGGTGCCCCGAGCGGACATCGCGATGGCCGCTCGGGTGACGCTTGCGGTGACCGGCGCCAAGCGTTTCGACGAGTCCGGGAAGTTCCCCGGGGCCCTCGGGCGGCTGATGATCGCCGCCGCTGCCGGGCGCTTCGACAGCGCCTGGAGTCTCCGGGACGACTTGGATCAGGAGGCGCTTTCTGCGTTCGGGCCTCCCACCTATAGTCCGCTGCAGATGCCGGGATGGCCGGCCACCGCCCAAGGAGCATGAGCATGGGACACGGCATGTACAGCTACCAGGCCCACGTCGCGATGACTCAGAAGCGCGCGAGCGCCAGCCAAGCGGAGCTGTTCACGCAGCGGCAGTGCCACGATCTGATGAACCCCTTCGGCGTGAAGCTGCGGGAGAGCCGTGACTCGGAGTCTCACCCGCATTCCCTGGCGGTGATCTTCGCGTTGGACGTGAGCGGTTCCATGGGAGAGATCCCCGCCAAGCTCGCGACCGACACGCTCCCCGTGTTCATGAAGGCGCTGCTCGACGCCAAGGTCACCGATCCACAGGTGATGTTCATGGGCGTCGGTTGTGCGCGGGGAGATCGCGCTCCATTGCAGGTCGGACAGTTCGAATCGACCGAGAGCCTGATGGACCAGTGGCTGACCTGGCTGTACCTGGAAGGCGGCGGCGGCGGGGGCAACGAGAGCTACGAGCTGGCCATGTACTTCGCGGCGCGCCACACGGAGACGGACTGCGTGAAGAAGCGCGGGCGCCGCGGCTATTTGTTCATCACCGGGGACGAGCCGCCGAACCCCGCGGTTTCCCGCACGCAGGTGAAACAGCTGATCGGAGACGAGCTGGACGCCGACATTCCCATTGCGCAGATCATCGAGGAGACTCAGCGCTCCTATGAACCGTTCTATCTGATCCCGGATCCGGGACGCGCACGCGCCGTGGAGCGGGCCTGGCGGGATCTGCTGGGAGATCGCGTGATCGTGATGGAGCAGCCGGATCACACCAGCTACGTCGCCGCCGGCCTCGTTTCCTTGCTGGAAGGTTCCTCGGCCTCGCTCGGCGAGCTGATGCAGCGCTTCGCCGAAGCCGGGCTGGCGCCCGAGGTGGGCGCTGCGGTGGCGCGCGCGCTGACGCCGTTCGCCGCCAGCATCGTGCGGGATGGCGCGGCCGAGCCGCCCCTCGGAAGCGCAGCCTTGCCGGGAGGCACCGGGCCGAGCGGCTACCAGCGGTGAGCCTCGAAGCCTGGATCGTCGTCGACCTGGGGTTCGGCGACGCGGGCAAGGGGACGATCACGGACTTCCTCGTGCGCGAGCGCGGGGCCGAGTGGGTCGTGCGCTTCAACGGCGGCGCGCAGGCGGGACACAACGTGGTGACCGACGACGGTCGCCATCACACGTTCTCGCAGCTCGGTGCGGGCAGCTTCGTGCCCGGCGTGCGGAGCTACCTGGGGCCGGATTTCGTGCTGCACCCGGGGGCCCTGCTGGAAGAGGCGCGCGCCCTCGCGCGGGTGGGCATCCCAGACGCCTTCGAGCGCCTGTACGTCGATGACGGCGCGCTCTTGGTGAGCCCGTTTCAAGGTGCCGCGACGCGGCTCCGGGAGCTCGGCCGGGGCGATGGGCGTCACGGAACCACGGGCGTCGGCATCGGGGAGGCCGTCATGGACGCCCGCGCGGGGCGCGGGCTTCGCGCCGCAGACATCCATCGGCCCCGCGTGCTGGCCGACGCGCTCCGGGCCCAGCTCCAGCACGTGCGGACCGAGCTCGCGTTCACGCGTGCGCTCGGCGATCCGCGGGCGGCGGAAGAGTGGCGCCTGCTGGACGACTCCGACGCGGTGGAACGCACCGTGCTGCTCTGGCGCGAAGTGGCGGCGCGCCTTCGCGTGCTACCCCGCGACGCGGCGCGACGGCTGTGGTCCGACGCGCGCTCCGTGGTGTTCGAAGGCGCCCAGGGCGTGCTGCTGGACCAAGACGCCGGCTTTCACCCGCACACCACCTGGGGAGACTGCACGACGCGGGGCGCAAGAGCGCTGTTGCAAGGGACGGGGGCTTCGGTCACGAGCGTCGGCGTCACCCGCGCCTACGCCACTCGTCACGGCGAAGGTCCGCTGCCCACCGAGGACGAGGTCGAACGGCCGGAGCCCCACAACGAAAGCGACGGCTGGCAGGGTGCCTTCCGTAGCGGGCCCCTCGATCTCGTGTTGCTCCGGACCGCGCTGCGCGACGCGGGAGGGGTGGACGCGCTCGCGCTGACGCACTTGGACGCCGTGCCG
This portion of the Polyangiaceae bacterium genome encodes:
- a CDS encoding VWA domain-containing protein, whose product is MGHGMYSYQAHVAMTQKRASASQAELFTQRQCHDLMNPFGVKLRESRDSESHPHSLAVIFALDVSGSMGEIPAKLATDTLPVFMKALLDAKVTDPQVMFMGVGCARGDRAPLQVGQFESTESLMDQWLTWLYLEGGGGGGNESYELAMYFAARHTETDCVKKRGRRGYLFITGDEPPNPAVSRTQVKQLIGDELDADIPIAQIIEETQRSYEPFYLIPDPGRARAVERAWRDLLGDRVIVMEQPDHTSYVAAGLVSLLEGSSASLGELMQRFAEAGLAPEVGAAVARALTPFAASIVRDGAAEPPLGSAALPGGTGPSGYQR
- a CDS encoding adenylosuccinate synthetase; translation: MSLEAWIVVDLGFGDAGKGTITDFLVRERGAEWVVRFNGGAQAGHNVVTDDGRHHTFSQLGAGSFVPGVRSYLGPDFVLHPGALLEEARALARVGIPDAFERLYVDDGALLVSPFQGAATRLRELGRGDGRHGTTGVGIGEAVMDARAGRGLRAADIHRPRVLADALRAQLQHVRTELAFTRALGDPRAAEEWRLLDDSDAVERTVLLWREVAARLRVLPRDAARRLWSDARSVVFEGAQGVLLDQDAGFHPHTTWGDCTTRGARALLQGTGASVTSVGVTRAYATRHGEGPLPTEDEVERPEPHNESDGWQGAFRSGPLDLVLLRTALRDAGGVDALALTHLDAVPEEVPLCDRYRGGLTALDASFRTRLAREGVVPELEMVPRDELIPQLEARVRLPVVISGHGPAASHKRWSRGSAADQQKLPIG